The DNA region CGGACGGTGTCGTTGAACTGCCGCACCGAGGCGAAGCCGGACGCGAAGGCGATCTCGGTGACCGGCAGCTCGGTGGTCTGGAGCAGCAGCCGCGCGGTCTGGGCGCGGCGGGCCCGGGCCAGGGCGATCGGGCCGGCGCCGAGTTCGGCGGTGAGCTGGCGCTGGAGCTGGCGGGAGCTGTAGCCGAGGCGCTGGGCCAGGCCCGCGACGCCCTCGCGGTCCACGATGCCGTCGCCGATCAGCCGCATCGCCCGGCCGACCAGGTCGGCGCGGTGGTTCCACTCCGGCGAGCCGGGGACGGAGTCCGGGCGGCAGCGCCGGCAGGCCCGGAAGCCGGCGTTCTGGGCGGCGGCGGCACTCGGGTAGAAGGTGCAGTTGACGCGCTTGGGGGTCACGGCCGGGCAGCTCGGCCGGCAGTAGATGCCGGTCGAGGTGACAGCCGTGAAGAAGACGCCGTCGAAGCGGGCGTCCCGGCTGTCCACGGCCCGGTACCGGATGTCGTCGTCGATCACGCTGTCCAGTCTGCTGCACCGGACGGGTGTCGACTGGCGGAAATCGGACGCGACCGTCAGGACGCCGCAGGACCGACGGCGGAGCGGGCACGGGGACCGGTGGCAGGACGGGTGGCAGGACCGGTGGCGGGGTGACCGCGGGGCCGCCGCCGGGCGGGCGGAAAACCACGCGCCACCGGACGGCGGGGCGGCTACGCTGCGCACGATCCAGCCCCCGGCCCGCCCACGCCCCGAGGAGACCGCATGCCCGAGCAGCCCTACACCGGACCGGACGACCCGCGTATCACCGGCCTGCGGGTGGAGGAGTTCGCCTTCCCCGGTCCGCTCCGGGACGAGCTGGTCGCCGCGGTGCTCTCCGGTGCCAAGACCAGCACCACCGGGCTGCTCGCCGAGTACGAGCACGAGGGCGAGCCGCTGCCCCGGGCCGGCGCCCGGGGCGCGGTCGTCGACTCGGCCGGGCAGGTCGTCGCGGTGACCGAGACGACGGACGTCCGGGTCGTCCCGCTCGGCGAGGTCGGTCTGCAGCACGCCCTGGACGAGGGCGAGGGCTATACGACGGTCGCCGGGTGGCGGACCGCGCACGAGGGGTTCTGGCACGGTGCCGAGCTGCGCGCCGCCCTCGGCGACCCGGGCTTCACCGTGGACGACGCGACGCCGGTCGTGCTGGAGCGGTTCCGGCTGGTGGCCGACCTCCGCTGACGCCCGGACGGCGGTGGGGCAGGCGGGGTTGCCCGCCCGCCCCACCCCGCCCACCTCGCCCCGCCCCGCCGCAGGACCGGGCGTCAGCGCTTCACGGGACCTCCCACCGCGCGCATCGACTTCGTGACGGCCTTCCACTTCTTCAACCGGGCCGAGGCGAGCCGGGCGTCCGAACGGGAGGCGATCCACTCGCTCTCCCGCTGGAGCTTGCGGTAGCTCTCCAGCCGGCGCTCCGGCAGGCTGCCGGCCTCCAGCGCGGCGAGCACCGCGCAGCCGGGCTCGCCCTGGTGGTTGCAGTCGTGGAAGCGGCAGTCCTCGGCCAGCTCCTCGATGTCGGCGAAGGCCAGTGCCACGCCCTCGCCGCCGTAGAGGCCGACCTCGCGGAGGCCGGGCGTGTCGATCAGCACCCCGCC from Kitasatospora sp. NBC_00458 includes:
- a CDS encoding ASCH domain-containing protein, coding for MPEQPYTGPDDPRITGLRVEEFAFPGPLRDELVAAVLSGAKTSTTGLLAEYEHEGEPLPRAGARGAVVDSAGQVVAVTETTDVRVVPLGEVGLQHALDEGEGYTTVAGWRTAHEGFWHGAELRAALGDPGFTVDDATPVVLERFRLVADLR